A genome region from Choloepus didactylus isolate mChoDid1 chromosome 11 unlocalized genomic scaffold, mChoDid1.pri SUPER_11_unloc4, whole genome shotgun sequence includes the following:
- the LOC119524708 gene encoding olfactory receptor 2T11, protein MAMKNRTSPSGFILLGLLENNRATGIVFTVILAIFLVAITANLVMIFLIQVDSCLHAPMYFLLSQLSIMDTLFICTTVPKLLVDMVSKEKTISFVACGIQIFLYLTMIGSEFFLLGLMAYDRYVAVCNPLRYPVLMNRKVCLLLATGAWFGGSLDGFLLTPITMNVPYCSSRNINHFFCEIPAVLRLACADTSLYETLMYICCVLMLLIPISIISISYSLILFTVHRMCSAEGRKKAFTTCSSHLTVVSIFYGAAFYTYVLPQSFHTPEQDKVVSAFYTIVTPMLNPLIYSLRNKDVMGAYKKILTRCSSAQKVATSDA, encoded by the coding sequence ATGGCAATGAAGAACAGAACTTCACCCTCAGGCTTTATCCTGCTGGGGCTTCTGGAGAACAACAGGGCAACAGGCATTGTCTTTACAGTTATCCTTGCTATTTTCTTGGTGGCTATAACTGCAAATTTGGTCATGATATTTTTGATTCAGGTGGACTCCTGCCTCCACGCCCCCATGTACTTCCTGCTCAGCCAGTTGTCCATCATGGACACCCTTTTCATCTGCACCACTGTCCCAAAGCTCCTGGTTGACATGGTGTCTAAGGAGAAGACCATTTCCTTTGTGGCCTGTGGCATCCAGATCTTCCTCTACTTGACCATGATTGGCTCAGAGTTCTTTCTTCTGGGCCTCATGGcatatgaccgctatgtggctgTCTGTAACCCTCTTAGGTACCCAGTCTTGATGAACCGCAAGGTGTGTCTTCTGCTGGCTACCGGTGCCTGGTTTGGCGGCTCTCTCGATGGTTTTCTGCTCACCCCCATCACCATGAATGTTCCCTACTGTAGCTCCCGCAACATCAACCATTTTTTCTGTGAGATCCCTGCAGTTCTCAGACTTGCCTGTGCAGACACATCCTTGTATGAAACACTGATGTACATCTGCTGTGTTCTCATGTTGCTCATTCCCATTTCTATCATCTCAATATCCTACTCTCTCATCTTGTTCACTGTCCACCGCATGTGCTCTGCTGAAGGTCGGAAAAAGGCCTTTACCACATGTTCCTCTCACTTGACTGTAGTCAGCATTTTCTATGGAGCTGCCTTCTACACTTATGTTCTGCCCCAGTCTTTCCACACCCCTGAGCAGGACAAGGTCGTGTCAGCCTTCTATACCATCGTCACACCCATGCTGAATCCTCTCATCTACAGCCTCAGAAACAAGGATGTCATGGGGGCATATAAAAAGATATTAACAAGATGCTCATCTGCCCAGAAAGTGGCAACAAGTGATGCTTAG